A stretch of Porites lutea chromosome 5, jaPorLute2.1, whole genome shotgun sequence DNA encodes these proteins:
- the LOC140936904 gene encoding uncharacterized protein codes for MFGTTGGVAVMKLVLLFCLFFYIRSVSTVAPAKNPSLCAQRATGLPGRNGVNGHNGLPGRDGRDGAKGEKGLPGQSGPRGFKGEAGEKGVAGPPGPRAVKGEAGEKGVAGPPGPRSFKGEAGEKGVPGPPGPRGIKGEAGPVGKVAAEQRNWKQCAWKKQENKDIGLIKDCQFTKIKDNTTLHVVFQGNIHLENCGSCCKRWFITFNGAECSGPLPIDAALWIKNRNTEDYRPGAIEGYCENIRKGNIRVGINIGNCPGYGNSDGNTGWMSVSRLIIEEVPGSQQSKDRLSCRREHPVRNSFTPQVIRALVMKEVKEAISTILILIFYLAPSDYAAVHNAKNASSEVKTSNICMRGSPGLPGRNGVNGHNGLPGRDGRDGAKGEKGVAGPQGTKGEAVQSFVAVDQRNWK; via the exons ATGTTTGGAACAACCGGCGGAGTGGCTGTAATGAAGTTGGTGTTGCTGTTTTGTCTCTTCTTTTACATCCGAAGCGTCAGCACAGTCGCCCCAGCCAAG AATCCCAGTTTGTGCGCGCAAAGAGCAACTGGACTTCCCGGACGAAATGGTGTGAATGGACATAATGGGTTACCAGGCCGTGACGGTCGAGATGGTGCAAAGGGTGAGAAAGGCTTGCCAGGTCAATCTGGACCACGTGGTTTTAAAGGAGAAGCGGGTGAGAAGGGTGTGGCAGGGCCACCTGGACCACGTGCTGTTAAAGGAGAAGCGGGTGAGAAGGGTGTGGCAGGGCCACCTGGGCCACGTAGTTTTAAAGGAGAAGCGGGTGAGAAGGGTGTGCCTGGTCCACCTGGACCACGTGGTATTAAAGGAGAAGCGGGACCAGTTGGAAAGGTCGCTGCTGAAcaaagaaactggaaacaatgtgcgtggaaaaagcaagaaaacaaagatattGGCCTTATTAAG GATTGCcagtttactaaaattaaagacAATACAACTCTTCATGTTGTATTCCAAGGAAATATCCATCTGGAAAATTGCGGTAGCTGCTGCAAGCGATGGTTCATCACTTTCAACGGCGCCGAGTGTAGCGGACCTCTGCCTATTGACGCAGCTCTGTGGATCAAAAATAGAAACACAGAGGACTATAGACCTGGAGCAATAGAGGGCTACTGTGAAAACATCAGAAAAGGGAATATCCGCGTTGGCATcaacattggaaactgtcccGGTTATGGAAACTCTGATGGTAACACGGGATGGATGTCAGTGTCTCGTTTGATTATCGAAGAAGTTCCTGGCTCCCAGCAG TCAAAAGATCGATTATCCTGCCGGCGTGAACATCCCGTAAGAAATTCATTTACCCCACAAGTCATTCGGGCCCTCGTCATGAAAGAAGTCAAAGAAGCCATCTCCACGAttctgattttaattttttacttagCGCCATCAGACTATGCTGCGGTTCATAATGCCAAAAATGCGTCGTCTGAGGTTAAG ACCTCCAACATCTGCATGCGAGGATCACCCGGTCTTCCCGGTCGCAATGGTGTAAATGGACATAACGGGTTACCAGGCCGCGACGGTCGAGATGGTGCCAAAGGCGAGAAGGGCGTGGCAGGTCCCCAAGGGACAAAAGGGGAAGCCGTACAaagttttgttgctgttgatcAAAGGAACTGGAAGTAG
- the LOC140936901 gene encoding collagen triple helix repeat-containing protein 1-like translates to MFCFRFGSYKLFISQNPSLCAQRATGLPGRNGVNGHNGLPGRDGRDGTKGEKGVAGPSGPRGFKGEAGEKGVAGPPGPRGVKGEAGPVGKIAAERRNWKQCAWKIQDHKDIGLIKDCQFIKIKDSTTLHVAFHGNIFLGNCNSCCKRWFITFNGTECSGPLPIDAALWIRYRNTDTNRPGAIEGYCDNIRKGNIRVGINIGNCPGYGNTDGDTGWMSVSRLIIEGVPRSQ, encoded by the exons ATGTTTTGCTTTCGTTTCGGGTCTtacaaattatttatttcacAGAATCCCAGTTTATGCGCGCAAAGAGCAACTGGACTTCCCGGACGAAATGGTGTGAATGGACATAATGGGTTACCAGGCCGTGACGGTCGAGATGGTACAAAGGGTGAGAAAGGCGTGGCAGGTCCATCTGGACCACGTGGTTTTAAAGGAGAAGCGGGTGAGAAGGGTGTGGCAGGGCCACCTGGGCCACGTGGTGTTAAAGGAGAAGCGGGACCAGTTGGAAAGATCGCTGCTGAACGAAGAAACTGGAAGCAGTGCGCGTGGAAAATCCAAGATCACAAAGATATTGGCCTTATTAAG GATTGCCAgtttattaaaattaaagacAGTACAACTCTTCATGTTGCATTCCACGGAAATATCTTTCTGGGAAATTGCAATAGCTGCTGCAAGCGATGGTTCATCACTTTCAACGGCACCGAGTGTAGCGGTCCGCTGCCTATTGACGCAGCTCTGTGGATCAGATATAGAAACACAGATACCAATAGACCTGGAGCAATAGAGGGCTACTGTGACAACATCAGAAAAGGGAATATCCGTGTTGGCATCAACATCGGAAACTGTCCCGGTTATGGAAACACTGATGGTGACACGGGATGGATGTCAGTGTCTCGTTTGATTATCGAAGGAGTTCCTCGGTCCCAGTAG
- the LOC140936903 gene encoding collagen triple helix repeat-containing protein 1-like, with product MMDCLFIKHKSDTALRVLYQGNFQVYCSNCCKRWFITFNGAECSGPLSIETVLWLRRHGYDYHLPGSLEGYCNNIHKGKIRVGINSGNCPGWGFASGVTGWGVVSRLIIEEVPRSQ from the exons ATGATG GACTGCCTGTTTATAAAACACAAAAGTGATACGGCTCTACGCGTTCTATATCAAGGTAACTTTCAAGTGTACTGCAGCAACTGCTGCAAGCGATGGTTCATCACCTTTAATGGCGCTGAATGCAGCGGACCTCTGTCCATTGAAACCGTGCTTTGGTTGAGGCGACACGGCTATGATTATCACCTTCCCGGCTCATTAGAGGGTTACTGTAACAACATTCACAAAGGAAAAATTCGCGTTGGAATCAACAGTGGTAACTGCCCTGGTTGGGGATTTGCCTCTGGTGTGACAGGCTGGGGTGTTGTGTCTCGTTTGATCATCGAAGAAGTCCCTCGTTCCCAGTAA